One window of the Streptomyces sp. ITFR-21 genome contains the following:
- a CDS encoding STM4015 family protein, protein MTIGHHLRKLGGLPAVDFVRFEAGQPGLPEPGAVAWRIAVESYDSEVKWEQAFARFTETVDTTLVRSLIVGSWSDPYEDGPQEVVAALLAARDRLPALRALFVGDIVVEECEISWIVQDDVTPLLDGFPLLETFGVRGGNGLRFPAVRHGRLRSLTVETGGLPAAAVRGIAASDFPALEHLDLWLGTSEYGGDGDLADLAPFLAGTRLPALRSLALRNSELQDAIAAAFAAAPVVARLENLDLSMGVLTDDGATALLGGQPLTHLKTLDLHHNYLSKALKDRLREALEPAGVELDVDADDADEEENEDGSVWRFVAVGE, encoded by the coding sequence ATGACCATCGGACATCATCTGCGGAAGCTGGGCGGCCTGCCCGCCGTCGACTTCGTACGGTTCGAGGCCGGACAGCCCGGACTGCCGGAACCCGGTGCCGTCGCCTGGCGGATCGCGGTCGAGTCGTACGACAGCGAGGTGAAGTGGGAGCAGGCGTTCGCCCGCTTCACCGAGACCGTCGACACCACCCTGGTCCGCTCGCTGATCGTCGGCTCCTGGAGCGACCCGTACGAGGACGGCCCGCAGGAGGTCGTGGCCGCGCTGCTCGCCGCGCGCGACCGGCTGCCCGCCCTGCGCGCGCTGTTCGTCGGCGACATCGTCGTGGAGGAGTGCGAGATCTCCTGGATCGTCCAGGACGACGTGACGCCGCTGCTGGACGGATTTCCGCTGCTGGAGACCTTCGGCGTGCGCGGCGGCAACGGCCTGCGGTTCCCGGCCGTCCGGCACGGCAGGCTGCGCTCGTTGACCGTCGAGACCGGCGGCCTGCCCGCCGCGGCCGTCCGCGGCATCGCCGCGAGCGACTTCCCCGCCCTGGAGCACCTCGACCTGTGGCTGGGCACCTCCGAGTACGGCGGCGACGGCGACCTGGCCGACCTGGCGCCGTTCCTCGCCGGCACCCGGCTGCCCGCGCTGCGGTCGCTGGCCCTGCGCAACAGCGAACTGCAGGACGCGATAGCCGCCGCCTTCGCCGCGGCCCCCGTCGTCGCCCGGCTGGAAAACCTCGACCTGTCCATGGGGGTGCTGACCGACGACGGGGCCACCGCACTGCTCGGCGGCCAGCCCCTGACCCACCTCAAGACGCTCGACCTGCACCACAACTACCTCAGCAAGGCCCTCAAGGACCGCCTGCGGGAAGCCCTGGAGCCGGCCGGGGTGGAGCTGGACGTCGACGCGGACGACGCCGACGAGGAGGAGAACGAGGACGGCTCGGTCTGGCGGTTCGTCGCCGTCGGCGAGTAG
- a CDS encoding DUF6745 domain-containing protein, with amino-acid sequence MDGDTAGRPGDEDGVERWRRIAAATGPADRAAAEAGVRLAYRRAGLPEPESVRWAASPREAVRLLAAEPAAGRGRSARDAVRSGPWAAERARLHALLGPAGWTERWHGTGARLWEGAQALAGRIGTGVAEEYAGNREEQAAARLLLLDAVLGQQDAAWLCAFDTSAGGRLDGLAEVARTAGWWWPYERTVVVCERPMELHRDEAGRLDRSDGPALAFPDGFALYAWRGMPVPAGFLRELAALTPERIRAEQNAELRRVMLEHYGYDRYLDESGAVPVHKDETGVLWRIALAGDEDMVMVEVVNSTPEPDGTSRTYWLRVPPRTRTAKEGVAWTFGLPAEAYEPVRQT; translated from the coding sequence ATGGACGGGGACACGGCCGGCCGGCCGGGCGACGAGGACGGGGTGGAGCGCTGGCGGCGGATCGCCGCGGCCACGGGTCCCGCGGACCGCGCGGCGGCCGAGGCCGGGGTGCGGCTGGCCTACCGGCGGGCCGGGCTGCCGGAGCCGGAGAGCGTCCGGTGGGCGGCCTCGCCGCGGGAGGCGGTGCGGCTGCTGGCCGCGGAGCCGGCCGCGGGCCGGGGGCGCAGTGCGCGGGACGCCGTACGCAGCGGGCCGTGGGCGGCCGAACGGGCGCGGCTGCACGCGCTGCTGGGCCCGGCCGGGTGGACCGAGCGGTGGCACGGGACCGGGGCCCGGCTGTGGGAGGGCGCGCAGGCGCTGGCCGGCCGGATAGGCACCGGGGTGGCCGAGGAGTACGCCGGGAACCGCGAAGAGCAGGCGGCGGCACGGCTGTTGCTGCTGGACGCGGTGCTGGGGCAGCAGGACGCCGCATGGCTGTGCGCCTTCGACACCTCGGCGGGCGGCCGGCTCGACGGTCTGGCCGAGGTGGCGCGGACGGCCGGCTGGTGGTGGCCGTACGAGCGGACGGTTGTGGTCTGCGAGCGGCCGATGGAGCTGCACCGGGACGAGGCCGGCCGGCTCGACCGGTCCGACGGCCCGGCGCTGGCCTTCCCTGACGGGTTCGCGCTGTACGCCTGGCGGGGCATGCCGGTACCGGCCGGGTTCCTGCGGGAGCTGGCGGCGCTGACGCCGGAGCGGATCCGCGCCGAGCAGAACGCCGAGCTGCGCCGGGTGATGCTGGAGCACTACGGCTACGACCGCTATCTCGACGAGTCCGGCGCGGTGCCGGTGCACAAGGACGAGACCGGCGTGCTGTGGCGGATCGCCCTGGCGGGCGACGAGGACATGGTGATGGTCGAGGTGGTCAACTCCACGCCGGAGCCGGACGGTACGAGCCGCACCTACTGGCTCCGGGTGCCGCCGCGGACGCGCACCGCCAAGGAGGGGGTGGCCTGGACGTTCGGCCTGCCGGCCGAGGCGTACGAGCCGGTGCGCCAGACCTGA
- a CDS encoding YihY/virulence factor BrkB family protein, which translates to MVAVGAVKRFDAFQQRHAWAGVPLAVVYKFVEDQGGYLAALIAYYGFLSLFPLLLLLVSVLGFVLHNDPHLQQQVVDSALQQFPVIGDQIGENITSFHGNPFAVAAGAAGGLYGALGVAQAAQNALSKIWAVPRHARPDPLRARLRSLLVLGGFGAGLLATTCLTVLASDEHFLGAHLGVAVRAAASLTAVAVNAGLLLFAYRFFTHSGVALRHLAGAAAGAAVLWQALQWAGTYYVRHQLRGATATYGLFGIVLGLITWIYLGALIFVLAAETTSVRVRRLWPRSLPTLFTDKVVLNQADLRAYTSYATTETFKGFEQIAVSFDPPPLRTRDGTANAATEPAPPASGPPPSSTPPPTAAPD; encoded by the coding sequence GTGGTGGCCGTGGGCGCGGTCAAGCGGTTCGACGCCTTCCAGCAGCGCCACGCGTGGGCGGGCGTGCCGCTCGCGGTCGTCTACAAGTTCGTGGAGGACCAGGGCGGCTACCTCGCCGCGCTCATCGCCTACTACGGATTCCTGTCGCTCTTCCCGCTGCTCCTGCTGCTGGTGTCGGTCCTCGGCTTCGTCCTGCACAACGACCCGCACCTGCAACAGCAGGTGGTCGACTCGGCGCTGCAGCAGTTCCCGGTGATCGGCGACCAGATCGGCGAGAACATCACCTCCTTCCACGGCAACCCGTTCGCCGTGGCCGCGGGCGCCGCCGGCGGCCTCTACGGGGCCCTGGGCGTCGCCCAGGCCGCCCAGAACGCCCTGTCCAAGATCTGGGCGGTACCCCGGCACGCCCGGCCCGACCCGCTGCGGGCCCGGCTGCGCAGCCTGCTGGTGCTGGGCGGCTTCGGCGCCGGACTGCTCGCCACCACCTGCCTGACCGTCCTGGCCTCCGACGAGCACTTCCTCGGTGCCCACCTCGGCGTCGCCGTCCGGGCCGCGGCCAGCCTCACCGCCGTCGCGGTCAACGCCGGCCTGCTGCTGTTCGCCTACCGCTTCTTCACCCACAGCGGCGTGGCCCTGCGCCACCTGGCCGGCGCCGCCGCGGGCGCGGCCGTGCTCTGGCAGGCCCTGCAGTGGGCCGGCACCTACTACGTACGGCACCAGCTGCGCGGCGCCACCGCCACCTACGGGCTGTTCGGTATCGTCCTCGGCCTGATCACCTGGATCTACCTCGGCGCCCTGATCTTCGTGCTCGCCGCGGAGACCACCTCGGTCCGGGTCCGCCGGCTGTGGCCGCGCAGCCTGCCGACCCTCTTCACCGACAAGGTGGTGCTCAACCAGGCAGACCTGCGCGCCTACACCTCCTACGCCACCACCGAGACGTTCAAGGGCTTCGAGCAGATCGCGGTCTCCTTCGATCCGCCGCCCCTGCGCACCCGGGACGGCACCGCGAACGCGGCCACCGAGCCCGCGCCTCCGGCGTCCGGCCCGCCGCCGTCCTCCACCCCGCCCCCGACCGCCGCCCCCGACTGA